Proteins encoded by one window of Perca fluviatilis chromosome 13, GENO_Pfluv_1.0, whole genome shotgun sequence:
- the sf3a3 gene encoding splicing factor 3A subunit 3 gives MESILEQQRRYHEEKERLMDAKTKEMLHKKSTLREQINSDHRTRAMLDRYMEVSSNVRDSYEDKDGMRKDELAAISGPNEFAEFYNRLKQIKEFHRKHPNEISIPMSVEFEELMKARDNPSEEAQNLVEFSDEEGYGRYLDLHDCYLKFINLKGAEKLEYISYLSSFDQLFDIPKDRKNAEYKKYLEMLLEYLQDYTDRVKPLLDQNELYGKVLSDFEKKWENGTFPGWPKETSSALTHAGAHLDLSAFSSWEELASLGLDRLKSALMALGLKCGGTLEERAQRLFSTKGKSLESLDPSLFAKNPKAKGPKKDTERNKEIGFLEAQVYEYVEILGEQRQLTHENVQRKQARTGEEREEEDEEQLSESESEDDDNEIIYNPKNLPLGWDGKPIPYWLYKLHGLNINYNCEICGNYTYRGPKAFQRHFAEWRHAHGMRCVCILKSFWKLLSITLLCFCFVTPVWAKLKSQKALERWQPDTEEEYEDSSGNVVNKKTYEDLKRQGLL, from the exons ATGGAGAGTATTTTAGAGCAACAGCGTCGCTATCacgaagagaaagagaggctcATGGATGCTAAAACTAAAGAAATGTTACATAAGAAGTCCACG CTGCGGGAACAGATAAATTCTGACCATCGAACAAGAGCAATGTTGGAT AGGTATATGGAAGTGAGCTCAAATGTCAGAGACTCCTATGAAGACAAAGATGG AATGAGAAAGGATGAACTTGCTGCAATCTCGGGACCAAATGAGTTTGCGGAGTTCTACAACAGACTGAAACAGATAAAGGAGTTTCACAGAAAGCACCCAAATGAG ATTTCCATCCCCATGTCTGTAGAGTTTGAGGAGCTGATGAAGGCCAGAGACAACCCCAGCGAGGAGGCTCAGA ACCTGGTGGAGTTCTCCGATGAGGAAGGCTACGGCCGCTACCTCGACCTCCACGACTGCTACCTCAAGTTCATCAACCTGAAGGGAGCCGAG AAACTCGAGTATATCTCGTACCTGTCTTCATTCGACCAGCTTTTTGACATCCCCAAGGACAGGAAGAACGCTGAATACAAAAA GTATCTGGAGATGCTGCTGGAGTATCTGCAGGACTACACGGACCGGGTCAAACCTCTGCTGGACCAGAACGAGCTCTACGGCAAAGTGCtgtcagactttgaaaagaaatgGGAGAACGGGACCTTTCCAGGCTGGCCC aAAGAGACGAGTAGTGCTTTGACACACGCTGGCGCTCATCTGGACCTCTCTGCTTTTTCTTCCTGGGAG GAGTTGGCTTCCTTGGGTCTGGACAGATTGAAGTCTGCCCTTATGGCGTTGGGACTGAAATGTGGAGG gaCTCTGGAGGAGAGAGCTCAGAGGCTCTTCAGCACGAAAGGCAAGTCCCTGGAATCACTGGACCCGTCTCTGTTTGCCAAGAACCCGAAAGCCAAAGGCCCTAAAAA agacacagagcgTAACAAGGAAATTGGCTTCCTGGAAGCTCAAGTCTATGAATATGTGGAGATCCTCGGG GAGCAGAGGCAGCTGACTCACGAGAACGTCCAGAGGAAACAGGCCCGGACCGGGGAGGAGCGCGAGGAAGAGGACGAGGAGCAGCTcagcgagagcgagagcgaaGACGATGACAACGAGATCATTTACAACCCCAAGAACCTGCCGCTGGGCTGGGATGGCAAG CCAATTCCATACTGGCTCTATAAACTACACGGGCTGAATATCAACTACAACTGTGAGATCTGTGGGAACTACACTTACAGGGGACCCAAAGCCTTCCAGAGGCACTTTGCC GAGTGGAGGCATGCTCACGGCATGCGCTG CgtatgtattttgaaaagtttttGGAAGTTGCTTTCAATAAcccttttgtgtttttgttttgttactccAGTGTGGGCCAAGCTGAAGTCCCAGAAGGCATTAGAGCGGTGGCAGCCCGACACAGAG GAAGAGTACGAGGACTCGAGTGGCAACGTGGTCAACAAGAAGACCTACGAGGATCTGAAGAGACAAGGCTTGCTGTAG